Part of the Chanodichthys erythropterus isolate Z2021 chromosome 13, ASM2448905v1, whole genome shotgun sequence genome is shown below.
GAAACAGAACCTATAATAGCATGATGTGCATGTTACAAACTTGCATCCTTTTTCATGCATAATCAGATTGTGACACTTGGGACAGGCTCTGAACATTGGACAACCGTACACTTTACTCTTTGGATCTGATACCACTTCACAGGTTAGCAGTGTGGAGACGAGGGGGCACAGCTTGTTGGTGCAGCCAGCAGAAGTGCAGGGGTAGTGGCAGGAGCCACACAGGAGCTGAGTGGTCGGGCATCGAGTACAGTGAAGCAGTCCACTAGTAGTAGGCCCTTTTATACATGCAGGTTTCAGTGCAGAGGAACAAACCGGGCACTTTGGAAAAGACATGGGTGCTAATTAATAAACATCTGCATCATCTTGACTCTTATGGTTTTGGTTCAGACTATAGTTGATGACAATTAAATGAAGTTAATATGCAGTGCTCACTGTGTTTGTGGGATCTGAGTTTTTTCCATCTTTTTGAGATGCAGAAGTGTTGACGGTTTGGTTATCCACTAGTGATATTGTTTGTGAGGGAGGAGAACATGCCTTTACAGACCAGACAGAAGATACAATGAataatttgatcattttaatccAATGACTTAACCAATAGCACTGCCAGCACGAGGCTTTACTGTCTTTATGCTCAACTGCAATTTTTAAACTGCTTTTAGGGATATTTATATTAGATTGGTATGATGCAACATTATAATTATAAGCTCACAACAGAATGTGTTTAATGTAAAAGGTGTTCTCACCTTTAAAATATTTCCCTCCTGGCCAAGATCATCAGTCAGATTGTACTCCTGTGAATTACCTACAGAACAGTTATTGGCAAATTGGTTAAAGCATTTGTTAGGCATGTTGCGTCGTACTTTACTCAGGacaaagtgaaagtgaaagtcaTTTTTTGATGATCGtggatatatttttaaacaaacttATAATCAGTTGTACATTTTGAATGGtaaattaataaacaaaacaattacCAGCTCCCATTGTTGTCTTTCTTCTTGCACCCCACCGTATAACTGTTTGTCTCACACTTCGCGGCTCTTCCTTATTTGTGTTCATACCAGCAtttttcaaagttttcctgGTTCTTCTAGTACGTTTCATCTGATCTGTTTGAGTGAGGAAAAAATTCTCACTGTAAATATCTGTGCTGTGTTGTCGATTTGTTGTTCCGTGTAGAAATGAAAGTGTTTTgtttacagtatttgttttcaGGAACAACCCACAGCTGAGTTCTGGAAAGTCCTGGGGAATTCCAGAAAGAAGgttaaacatggaaaaaaaaacactgctttttttttcctttttatgacAGGACGTTTTCTATGCTATAATTTctgtaataaaatacatatgtGAACTTATGAAATAATTAGCATCAGTGAATAAACGataattattaaaggtgccctggaaccctttttcacaagatgtaatataagtctaaggtgtcccctgaatgtgtctgtgaagttttagctcaaaataccccatagatttttttattattcaattttttaaatccctattttggggcataattaaatatgattaaatataattaaatgcttaattatatataattaaatgctcgtgctccccgcccccaagttcatgactctataatacaggctggccatttcagtacccggatcctacttctacgcagccatgatgttgtaattgatgcagtatgtttaacattgtcatgttggaaaatgcaaggtcttccctgaaagagacaacatctggatgggagcatatgttgttcaagaacttggatatacctttcagcattgatggtgcctttccagatgtgtaagctgcccatgccacacacactaatgcaaccccataccatcagagatgcaggcttctgaactgagcgctgataacaacttgagttatccttgtcctctttagtccggatgacatggcatcccagatttccaaaaagaacttcaaattttgattagtctgaccacagaacagttttccactttggcacagtccattttaaatgagccttggcccagagaaaacgcctgcgcttctggatcatgtttagatatggcttcttttttgacctatagagttttagccgggaacggcgaatggcacgatggattgtgttcaccgacaatgttttctggaagtattcctgagcccatgttgtgatttccattacagtagcattcctgtatgtgatgcagtgccgtctaagagCTCAAAAATCACAGTTTGATAGTGTTCCATGGCTAAcggggctaatgctacactgttggagagatttataaagaatgaagttgtgtttatgaattaaacagactgcaagtgtctccatgaatacagtaagaaacaatggtaaatttaaccacatttaatagtacattagcaacatgctaacgaaacatttagaaagacaatttacaaatattactaaaaatatcatggatcatgtcagttattattgctccatctgccatttttcgctattgtccttgcttgcttacctgtaTAAAGTCTGTTGATCCAGCTGTGCATCTCCAGacgttaaagtccccctgtagtcgattatttttttatcccttaaaactcatctttgatcaccaaaatgacatatttgaaaaaaaattcaagagAAAAAcaattcttcatgccttaaaatagcttgaatgtaactctacaaccttgcctcatttaatatacacggatcaatgaatatgcaaattagccccgcctccactcactcacaccagctcagagtCTACTGTTGCTGCAGTGACGATGAGGCAATTTGATGTTTGTGTTGTGGctacatgaaataaatgcacatcCTTGAATAAGCACGGATTTCCAGCATATTTACTTGAAGTTATCAGGTATCTAAGGTTTGATCCATTCCAGAGGCGgccaaaatcagaatttataatGGACTGAATAGCTCTCTCAGAACTTGACGTGCGATGCCACACTGACTGAATATGCACATGAATCACGGTCACATGCACACGCTCAGAGCAATAATGTTTTAACtatgttttatagtattaaagTATTTCGTAGGATAAAAACATGAACTTTATTGGCTTTAGCCTACTTCAAGTCAGCTGCCCGATGCGCTCGCACATTGGCACAGCCCTTGCGacggttctgtcattaattaatatgaattaatataaatagccttttgcttgactatcaaacagctaataatgtgttgctaatgttacacacaccGTTCCCAATCTTCATCccagtcagagtcagacagctgccttctagcAATCAATATCCTtacaaatgctttgaacaactcagaacgtcagtggagaaagacatatagttcatcataacatcgtaatagactcgctatattgataaatctacacaatttttcatatcaacagaaaatttaccgggataacctggctttTCTCAAGACTTTCCTGCTTCGGAacagtcatagttaatgatatgctaaagcctgccggcacgttcttgtgattggttacaaggtagtctgtgacgtcacaaccACCACCGATTTCAAACCGCGGAtttttggtttactgcagttccaaacataaaatactcagcaatggtgctgacttatgaatttgcacatggtttgtcttaatgcatattaaaaacaccacatagacatacaaacaaagttaaaaatttgattttcaccacagggggtctttaatactggcttgtctaatgccttgaacatgggctggtatatgctaaagttgggggcgtacatatcaATGATCTCAActgtcacagtcggtgttatgttttaggaaacaatggtgtttgagactcactgtatgtcatttccatgtacagaactctaattatttaactatgccgaggtaaattcaattttcaattctagggcacctttaaatgaaaagATTTGGAAATTTGGAATTttggacacagcaatgcataatgtattataagatcGTTATGTTTATAGCATGATCCTTTAAAACgtacaaatatatatttcagacctagtggagtaataatagaattatatatatatattctatttttactccactaggtctgaaatatattgttcgctgcaaacacgatgatcttaaatttatttaattatttatttactattaataaatttgtaaagttgcataaaatggaaatattcaataaagtaggctaactagatggatgaatggttggattccacaacttgtcaaataaaaacatatatacgACAATACAGCATTTACTGTAGGTGCCATAAAATTTACTGATGGcttgatttgaaaaatgttctattgcgcttctgatttggcagtgaaagtCCGATTTTGGGTGCGTATAAGATGTGAAGGActctatggtccagttagtattttcaccatagactgtaaaaaaatattttcaccccataatggcggccgcactaccggagcgccatctagtggctgttagcAAAAAAGTATCAGAGTGTCGCCTCCTGGGTTCTATACTCTTAGCTGTGGGTTGGCTGAACCCGGACACTTTTTTGTAACCTCGAGTAAGCAAGTTTTGGGTTAATTAACCGAGAGTTCAGCCTATATGTGACGGTAAATTAACCTTGCTTCTGGAATATCCCCCTGAAATTACTATGAAGGTTTATGACATGATAACCATATCTGAAATCCTTTGTCTATTTGTAAATTAAAAGAGGGATTCCTTTATGTAAATCTGTATTTGGTTTGTGAACGGTTTGTGAGATTCATAAAAAGACAATTATCGTTACTGTTTCTTTTTACATGCTGACCAGATTTAAATctgataaaatgtaaattatttgtcTTAAACTAAGAGTTATGAATGTATAGTTCTTAATTATGAACAGATGATTTTAGCTGGACAGAACATCACTATAATTTAAATACTATATGTACCTTAAAAGTTtaagtaaacaaaaaataaaacactttttatgctattatatatatatatatatatatatatatatatatatatatatatatatatatatatatatatatatatatataggctataacaTTTAGACTTGaggtttaaaatataaatagtgAGTTTTGTTACTGTAGTTGTTTAGCTCTTTTGTTTACATAAAGCTTAAAACATTAAAGCCGAGAGGTAACCTGCCCAACAGGTTTTCTTGGCACAGGGCATATCTGTACTGAAAAGTCAAACATTTGTTTCTGTATGAAATTTTTTTACTCACACAGCTAAACACTTGAAAACAAGcagtacattttttatatatatatttaaagctACCAGCTCAAAGCCACTATAGACATTAATctccaaaaacataaaaaaatacaaaacaataaaaagctAATGTAACAAATCATTAACAagcctgtttgtttgtttgtgcattATTAACAATAGCCATTATTTTGTAGGCACCGAAAGCTAAATATTTAGCCTGCCACCATGCACACAGTGTGGGGAACACATATGTAATAAAATTCATCCTCTTATGTACCAGTTCATCGAGCTTCACCCGCCCCTTTAAACACACTGATATATGTGTGGAAGAGACTACAAATCTGGTTCTAATCTCCTGTCTTGAGCTGAAACCCCATTATGTCTGATGGTCCTTGTGGGGAAGTAAATACTGACCTGTTCTAAATCATGAAtaagactctctctctctctctctctctctctctctctctctctgtgtgtgtgtgtgtcagcatCATTGCAAGTGTACACGCCTAGGTGTGTGTGCAAACAAGCATGCATCTTGTATGCTTGTGCTTCTGTCTGCCAGTTTCTGCCTTTTTAGACTTCACACCATAAATCAAGACAAAGGCTTGCATTCTCCCTAAGGTCTGAACCCAAACTGTCTAATGTGTTTAGAGTGTCTTTGATCTCCCTATAGTCCTGCCAGCGAGCCCCACTAAAGGCAGTCACAAGAAGGCCTCTGAAGATGAGATTCCATATGATGTGGCATTAACTGTTTGCAAAGGCAGCTGTCACTCAGTACTTCTGCACATCAATTTGGTCTCTGTGAAGATAAGAAGACACTGTGATTAATTTGAAATAATGGATGCTGAATGAGAAATTGCTGAAGCTGAATGCAAGATGCAGTAACACACTACTTTGGGATTAGtccacctttaaataaaatgttcctgataatttactcacccccatgtcatccaatatgtccatgtctttctttcttcagtcgaaaagaaattaaagtttttgatgaaaacattccagaatttttTTCCCATATAGTAGACTTAAATGGACACCAAACAGttaaggtcaaaattagttttactgcagcttcaaattgttctacacgatcccaggtgagaaataagggtcttatctagtgaaaccatcgctcattttctgaaataaattgaaaattatatagtttttaccataaatgctcatcttgaactagctctcttcttcttctctattagagttccggcagtgtagaaactgctaagtgtatcactgccctccacaggtcaaagtttgaactaattgttatatactattgaactagcatattgcatataaaaattagttcaaaactttgacctgtggaaggcagtaatacacttatcagggtctacactgctggaactctaatagagaagaagaagaagagagctagttcaagatgagctagttcaagatgaattttgcatttctggttaaaatgttttttttcttgtttttttttagaaaatgagtaaTTGTTTCTCTTGACAAGAccattatttctcgtctgggattgtgtagaacaatttgaagctgcagtgaaactaattttgaccttcaactgtttggtgcccattgaagtccactacatgaagaaaaatcctggaatgttttcatcaaaaactttaatttcttttcgactgaagaaagaaagacatggacatcttagatgacatgggggtgagtaattatcatgaaaagtttatttaaaagtggactaatcctttaaaactaAGGGGAAGTTTACccttaaatgaaaattttgtgtgggtgagtaaattgtataattttcatttttgggtggtgCCATATAGAGAATATAGTGTATGTCACAAAAGAAAGTGACAAAGTGTGTTGGATGTTATCACTGACTCATTTGATATATTTAACAGTAAGCATTAGTCACCTTATCTTTATGGCTCCTCTGGTGAGCCCTGAACTGCTCGGGGTTTGTGAACATCTGTTGGCAGAATGGGCAGACTGACTCTGGGAGGGTATTCCAAGGTACCCGTCCGACCGATTCCGGAGAGTTCAATTGTTCTTCCAGGTGATCTGCCTTTGTCCAGTGCTTCTGCTTATCCGTGTGCACCATGCTAATAACGGACGGCCTGTCATTTCTCACCACCGCTGTGTTGCTCTGAGATCCAGAACCAGATTCCAACCTGGAGCCACAATCTGATCGCAAACCAGCTTCTGGTTTCATAGCACAGGACTTTTGTGGCACCTCTAAGGTGTAGTCATGTTGAGGTCTCTCCTGCTTGCCTGAGACtgaagtgtgtgtgtctctTGGGAAAGGAAGTGATGTAACTCTACTCCTGTCCTCGTTGTGTTTATCTCCTGCCTCATTCCTCTGGTTCTTCCTCACAGTCCCAGGTTGAGAGGGCCTCTTCTGCAATCCAGACCCCTCCTGTCTCTCCTCTGCATTAAAGCTGACCAGCCCTGCACTCCAGCTTTCTAACGGAGGCACGGACAGCTGCTGAATGCAATGGTGGAGAGATGGGTAGTCCACATATTTAAACTTGGGCACCTTTTCTTCAGGACTGGCGGGCCTATAGTTTGCTGCCTTTGCCAACGAGCAGGATCCCAGCCAACCATTCAGCGGAGGCACCGAAAGCTGTTGGATGCACTGGTGCAGGGAAGGGAAATCCACATACTGGAAACGAGGCACCTTGCGAGGAACATCACAGAGATCGTCTTTCCTCACACGCATTTGTGTCGAGGTCTCTGGGTCACCCTGCTCCTTCCTGACCGCTTTATCCTCCGTGTCGCACTTTGCCGAGGCGGAGCGCTTGAGATTGCCACCTCCATCTGGAGGCAGGTGCCTCCTGTCCTCCATCCCTCTAACTGCACAATGGTGTTTTCGTCTCCTGTGACCATAAAGAgatataaaatgttataaacATCTTATGAAATATAAGTGTCCAAAGATTGTGAAAGACTGGACTATTCCTTGTTAAAGGAATACTCTgggttcaatacaagttaagctGAGTCGACAGCATTAATGTGCTGTCACTAGCAAAATTTAAGCGTTAAGTTTAACATAAAGTTTACTTCTTTTTTTACTGACAGTATTGTAGTgatgcacatacacacagagGTTACTTTCAAACCAAGTAGATTTCTTGTTTGTCAACTCTGCAAATTTGCACAAAGAACATTTTTGCACTTGGGTGAACTTGAAAATACTCTGTCGAAGAATCTTTTGTTCACTGAGCAACTCAGCAAGAATCAACGTGACTTTTTCTTTTGTGATAAGTAACCCAGTTATGGTTCAACAAAAGTAATTCAGTCTCCAAACATTCTGGGACAAACAAATAATTACAGATGTGGGTTGATCCTTATTACACAGATTAAACAGAAAAGCATTCATTAGGCATACATGCTTTGATATGTGAAACAGGCTTTCACATGCACACTGGGACCAGACCCTTTTAAAGGAATACAGCTCACCCTCACTGCACCCCTGAGGGGGTGTGGATTTCACATTGTGTGGGTGGGTTGGATTGCTCTCCACAGGCCAGACTTggaaaattataataataaaaaaaccatATAAAAACTGTAAGATGGCAGGAGATgtgtacatatatgtgtgtgagcaGAAAGTGTCTATGTGTGAGTTTGAGAGGGGAGAGATGGTCTGAGTTGCTCCTGTAGCCCTGTGCCATGGGTATAAATAGCTCTGCAGGTATGGAGTAAAGGAGAAAAGTAGGTCAGCTTCAGACTGATCGCCTTCTCCAGGGGGCCCAAAACAAAATATCTgccacacacgcacacacacaacactACAATCTTCTCTTTCTGTATTCATTATGGTCAAAACCACACAAAAGCCTATAGGAGCAGCCCAGCCCACCCTGACTTCAGATCACAACACACACCTATTGAAACTGACACTGGCTCACTCCCCATGTGTAATCAACAGGTGAAGAGATGTAGTTTACCACCTGGTCATCCCACAGGCAATATGCATAAAtggaaaattctttttttttcttttctttctgatCTCTCACAACCACACCCCAAGCGTTATCTATTGTAtgagaaaaaacacaaaactgatTTAAGATTAGGGAAAAAGATTAACCTCCCAGGCAAGAAATGAGCCTGCCTAGTGAAACAACTTCAGTTGTAAATATTTCCTGTATATTGACACCCAATCCTCCGTGTGTCTTTATATATCTAtttatatgaagacttcagatgcaaaagcctctaagtgccatctgaaattttgttctaaaatgagcattttttatcaagctcgtatgtttatgttcagtaattttactttaatggcaattaataggtcattttcattgctattaaagtgaaataactgaacgtaaacatacaagcttgataaaaatgcttattttagaagaaaaattcagatggcacttagaggcttttgcatctgaagtctatatatatatatatatatatatatatatatatatatatatatatatatatatatatgttatgaATGTATGTTTGGACAAATGAggcaaaaaaataagtaaaataggtaagattttttttaaaaaacattttgtatacatataaaatgttaaaaacatagCACTTTTACTAATTTCTTTtacttatagaaataaaaacagagaaaataaaaacatgaagaGGCAtgcaaaaatactttaaaactttCGATACAAGTTACCATTTTAAATAGCAATTGGATAAATGTAACACTTGTTTCTTCTCTTTCATAAGTCTAAAGGCCCCCGAACATTGCTTGGCACAGAGAAAAACACACAGTAGAACCCGCCCTGGAACCGTGCCGGGCGTGGGGGATAATAACCGTGCTCCACATTCACACTCGCTGTGTTGTTCATGAGGAACTGGGTCACGCGCCGTGGCCTACATTTTTAAGGTTTGTTGTCTTCGTTTTTTTCCCCTCCCCACATTTATTTGGGCTGGCCCCGCCCTCGCTGCCTGAGCAGTGCAACGGGGGTTGGGGAAGAGCGACG
Proteins encoded:
- the si:ch211-284e13.6 gene encoding uncharacterized protein si:ch211-284e13.6 encodes the protein MEDRRHLPPDGGGNLKRSASAKCDTEDKAVRKEQGDPETSTQMRVRKDDLCDVPRKVPRFQYVDFPSLHQCIQQLSVPPLNGWLGSCSLAKAANYRPASPEEKVPKFKYVDYPSLHHCIQQLSVPPLESWSAGLVSFNAEERQEGSGLQKRPSQPGTVRKNQRNEAGDKHNEDRSRVTSLPFPRDTHTSVSGKQERPQHDYTLEVPQKSCAMKPEAGLRSDCGSRLESGSGSQSNTAVVRNDRPSVISMVHTDKQKHWTKADHLEEQLNSPESVGRVPWNTLPESVCPFCQQMFTNPEQFRAHQRSHKDKRPN